From the Musa acuminata AAA Group cultivar baxijiao chromosome BXJ3-7, Cavendish_Baxijiao_AAA, whole genome shotgun sequence genome, one window contains:
- the LOC103973212 gene encoding uncharacterized protein LOC103973212 — MANPKWSSQNSGYETAIWAAKIVFCFLGVVSCGAAVRAAMGALASALPGFWASLRSWLAPQYLFVAVHFIILVIWKLSDQQQQHRHHFEHWAAEAGTAESENPTKIESFEPPPAAGLPRKPSPEIWRDEISPSPTTGEVLAVDPVEHSPSDASSLTTDSCERSTPSSAFASQKSVQPETETSIAMAEEEDEAAASAELENDSMEATWMAIMEKSSRPELTPPPVAAPSSASHEDMNRRFDDFIKKNHEQIRLLSSRRHP; from the coding sequence ATGGCGAATCCGAAATGGAGTTCGCAGAACAGCGGTTATGAGACGGCGATCTGGGCCGCCAAAATTGTTTTTTGCTTCCTCGGCGTCGTCTCCTGTGGCGCCGCCGTCAGGGCGGCCATGGGAGCCCTGGCCTCTGCCCTCCCCGGCTTCTGGGCCTCCCTCCGCTCCTGGCTCGCGCCGCAGTACCTCTTCGTCGCTGTCCATTTCATTATCCTCGTTATCTGGAAGCTCTccgatcagcagcagcagcaccggcACCACTTCGAACACTGGGCCGCGGAGGCGGGGACCGCGGAGTCTGAGAATCCTACAAAGATAGAATCTTTCGAGCCTCCGCCTGCGGCTGGCCTTCCCCGGAAACCGTCGCCAGAGATCTGGCGCGACGAGATCTCGCCGTCTCCGACGACCGGAGAGGTTCTAGCGGTGGATCCCGTTGAGCACTCGCCGTCCGACGCGTCGTCCCTCACGACGGATTCCTGCGAGAGGTCCACGCCTTCGTCGGCGTTTGCGAGCCAAAAGAGCGTCCAACCAGAGACCGAGACCAGCATTGCGATGGCGGAAGAGGAGGACGAGGCGGCGGCCTCGGCGGAGTTAGAGAACGACTCGATGGAGGCCACGTGGATGGCGATTATGGAGAAGTCGTCTCGGCCGGAGCTGACGCCGCCACCCGTGGCGGCTCCCTCTTCCGCGAGTCACGAGGACATGAACCGGCGGTTCGACGATTTCATCAAGAAGAACCACGAGCAAATTCGGCTTCTCAGTAGCCGGCGGCATCCGTAG
- the LOC103973207 gene encoding uncharacterized protein LOC103973207 — MPSGNSHSSSSQPKRELPALLHAARPFLRGELERVDPSLPSLLAVLRSVGAGECWHKHSTFLAHLSDVYRALKLWCVPDAVARCGLFHSAYSNSYVNLAIFDPGTGRDRVRDLVGIPAERLIHLFCIVPRQPLIHDDLLFHYSDAELANHLALSEDSLRQAREGGASDPTEPWRAKLRTLLPPEGIKVRHIRTGEDVPLSRRLVATFLLMTMADFADQLFDFQDKLFDNDDGRLTFHGNSWSTLWPGQGKPGLWLNSISKMGALYSLIAREEEIYMEERKRAGQGGEALCSSERDEEIELVIPPVFDNCTKLLAAKEQILARDLYWDAVCSGGEEEQGWERVKKLLIESCEKNPFVGEPHLVLGQVYLNLGKYEEAEWEAEKGLKLILEWGSSWDKRMSWEGWVAWGRVLLTKAEERSWPQTSWGILNLGLVK; from the coding sequence GCCGCCCGCCCGTTCCTGCGCGGCGAGCTCGAGCGCGTCGACCCTTCCCTCCCCTCCCTCCTCGCAGTCCTCCGCTCTGTCGGCGCCGGTGAGTGCTGGCACAAGCACAGCACCTTCCTTGCTCACCTTTCCGACGTCTACCGTGCTCTCAAGCTCTGGTGCGTCCCCGACGCCGTCGCCCGCTGCGGCCTCTTCCACTCCGCTTACTCCAATTCCTACGTCAACCTCGCCATCTTCGACCCCGGCACCGGCCGCGACCGCGTCCGCGACCTCGTCGGCATCCCCGCCGAACGCCTCATCCACCTCTTCTGCATCGTTCCACGCCAGCCGCTCATCCACGACGACCTCCTCTTCCACTACTCCGACGCCGAGCTCGCCAACCACCTCGCGCTCTCCGAGGACTCCCTCCGCCAGGCCAGGGAGGGCGGCGCCTCCGACCCCACCGAACCGTGGCGGGCAAAGCTCCGCACGCTTCTCCCGCCAGAAGGGATAAAGGTCAGGCACATAAGGACCGGGGAGGACGTGCCGCTGTCGCGAAGGCTGGTGGCCACTTTCCTCCTGATGACCATGGCCGACTTCGCCGACCAGCTATTCGACTTCCAAGACAAGCTCTTCGACAACGACGACGGCCGGCTGACCTTCCACGGGAACAGCTGGTCGACGCTGTGGCCGGGCCAAGGGAAGCCAGGCCTGTGGCTCAATTCCATCTCCAAGATGGGCGCCTTGTATTCGCTCATAGCCAGAGAGGAGGAGATCTACATGGAGGAGAGGAAAAGAGCAGGGCAAGGCGGAGAAGCTCTGTGTAGCAGCGAAAGGGACGAAGAGATTGAGCTGGTCATCCCGCCGGTGTTCGACAACTGCACCAAGCTTCTGGCCGCAAAGGAGCAGATACTGGCAAGGGACTTGTACTGGGATGCTGTGTGTTCTGGCGGAGAGGAGGAGCAGGGgtgggagagggtgaagaagctaCTAATTGAAAGCTGTGAGAAGAACCCATTCGTGGGGGAGCCTCACCTGGTGCTGGGGCAGGTGTATCTGAACCTGGGCAAGTATGAGGAGGCCGAGTGGGAGGCGGAGAAGGGGCTGAAGCTGATACTGGAGTGGGGGAGCAGCTGGGACAAGAGGATGTCTTGGGAGGGGTGGGTGGCTTGGGGGAGAGTGCTGCTGACAAAGGCAGAGGAGAGGTCATGGCCCCAGACTTCATGGGGGATCCTCAATCTGGGTCTCGTCAAATGA
- the LOC135582953 gene encoding probable apyrase 7, protein MRLSLSLQDLKSFSKLNSREADDLENYRNYGHAEPLCALQKEHVASSFSKEKSSPTTPTKREECVRATIGVIALLFLFLLILLCSVYLHTFLSREASQYYIILDSGSTGTRVYVYKWSIDQNDGIQNFPIALKSLPEGPQRNPSAQSGRAYHRMETEPGFDKLVHNESGLRGSLQPLLQWAEKQIPKHAHKGTSLFLYATAGVRRLPSSDSEWLLDKAWTILKNSSFLCRRDWVKIISGMEEAYYGWIALNYHMGLLGSLPAGKTYGSLDLGGSSLQVTFETETPIHDDTSINLRISSASHHLSAYSLSGYGLNDAFDKSVAHLFRKLVGTSADFINEKKLQLKHPCLNTGYMEEYACSRCTSVNLEGSPLIGGKTMSKRRTGTIVELLGAPQWEECSALAKLTVDLSAWSNFSSGVDCKHKPCALSDGLPHPRGKFYAMSGFYVVFRFFNLSSEASLRDVLKRGQEFCGKTWQVAKNSVAPQPFIEQYCFRAPYVASLLRNGLQIKDSQVIVGSGSITWTLGVAILEAGQTLSSKVEPQAYKIVQTDIHPAILLAVLLISLILLCCALSCVSNWMPRFSRRSFLPLFRHNSVTNSVLNIPSPFKFQRWSPIVSGDGRIKTPLSPTIGGSEQQPFSMGHVLGGSSIQLGESSVHPLVASHSHSSGIVGQMQFGNGAGSFRPPHRGQATLSSRRSQSREDLSSSLAEAHMVKV, encoded by the exons ATGCGGCTTTCATTGTCTCTCCAAGATCTGAAATCATTCTCTAAACTGAATTCAAGGGAGGCGGATGACCTTGAAAATTATAGGAATTATGGACATGCAGAGCCTCTTTGTGCTCTTCAAAAGGAACATGTAGCATCAAGCTTTTCAAAGGAGAAGTCCTCCCCAACAACTCCAACTAAACGGGAGGAATGTGTACGGGCAACTATAGGTGTTATTGCATTGCTATTTTTGTTCTTATTGATCTTGCTATGTTCTGTATACCTCCATACATTTTTGTCACGTGAAGCATCTCAGTATTACATTATACTTGATAGTGGTAGTACTGGCACTCGGGTTTATGTTTATAAGTGGTCTATTGACCAAAATGATGGCATTCAAAATTTTCCTATTGCATTAAAATCTTTACCTGAAGGTCCTCAAAGGAATCCTAGTGCACAGAGTGGCCGAGCTTATCACCGTATGGAAACAGAGCCTGGTTTTGATAAGCTTGTTCATAATGAATCTGGCTTAAGGGGTTCTTTGCAGCCACTGCTGCAGTGGGCTGAGAAACAAATACCAAAACATGCTCACAAAGGTACATCTCTGTTTCTATATGCTACAGCTGGAGTTCGCAGGTTACCTAGTTCTGATTCAGAGTGGCTTCTGGACAAGGCATGGACCATTTTGAAGAATTCATCATTTTTATGCAGGAGAGATTGGGTCAAGATTATATCTGGCATGGAGGAAGCGTATTATGGGTGGATAGCTCTTAACTACCATATGGGTTTATTAGGTTCCTTGCCAGCTGGAAAAACATATGGTTCACTTGATCTAGGTGGTTCATCATTGCAAGTTACTTTTGAGACAGAGACACCCATACATGATGATACAAGTATAAATTTGAGAATTTCATCTGCTAGTCACCATCTTAGTGCTTATTCTCTGTCAGGATATGGATTAAATGATGCATTTGACAAATCTGTCGCCCATCTCTTCAGAAAACTTGTGGGTACATCAGCTGATTTTATTAACGAGAAGAAATTGCAGCTTAAACATCCTTGCTTAAATACTGGCTATATGGAGGAATATGCCTGTTCTCGTTGCACTTCAGTTAACCTAGAAGGAAGCCCTTTGATCGGAGGTAAAACCATGAGCAAACGGCGGACTGGAACAATTGTTGAACTACTTGGTGCTCCTCAATGGGAGGAATGTAGTGCACTTGCAAAATTAACAGTTGATCTGTCTGCATGGTCTAACTTTAGTTCTGGAGTTGACTGTAAACATAAACCTTGTGCTCTCAGTGATGGTTTGCCTCATCCACGTGGGAAATTTTATGCCATGTCAGGTTTCTATGTGGTTTTTCGATTTTTTAACTTGTCTTCTGAGGCTTCTCTTAGAGATGTACTAAAAAGGGGCCAGGAATTTTGTGGTAAAACATGGCAAGTTGCTAAGAATAGTGTTGCACCACAACCTTTTATTGAACAATATTGCTTTAGGGCTCCTTATGTTgcatctcttttgagaaatgggcTGCAAATTAAAGATAGTCAGGTGATTGTTGGTTCTGGTAGTATTACTTGGACGCTGGGTGTAGCCATATTGGAGGCTGGACAAACATTGTCCAGTAAGGTTGAACCACAAGCCTATAAGATAGTACAAACAGACATTCATCCAGCTATTCTTCTAGCAGTACTTTTGATCTCACTTATTCTACTTTGTTGTGCACTATCATGTGTTAGCAATTGGATGCCAAGATTTTCTCGAAGATCATTTCTCCCACTTTTCAGGCATAACAGTGTGACAAACTCTGTTCTTAatatcccttctcctttcaagttCCAGCGGTGGAGTCCTATTGTCTCAG GTGATGGAAGGATAAAAACACCACTCAGTCCTACCATTGGTGGTTCTGAGCAGCAGCCATTTAGCATGGGACATGTCTTGGGAGGCAGCAGCATACAGCTTGGTGAATCTTCTGTGCATCCCTTGGTTGCATCTCATAGTCATTCATCTGGTATTGTAGGCCAAATGCAGTTTGGCAATGGAGCTGGATCCTTCCGACCTCCTCACCGGGGCCAGGCAACACTTTCTAGCCGGAGATCTCAGTCAAGAGAAGACCTTAGCTCTTCATTGGCGGAAGCCCACATGGTGAAGGTTTGA
- the LOC135642426 gene encoding high mobility group B protein 7-like — MGRSSSRSNPPRPRKRVEAETASTLKRARDGSAFTRCEACKKDVAVVLIDMHSCSLDSKIRMTLESQVVEKAVEAKKPVEKKRAVSSEGKERKAKKGKKSKDSSAPKRPATAFFLFMEDFRKTFREANPDYKSVAVVSKEGGEKWKTMSDEEKKPYIVRAAELKEEYAKAVEKHDQEDEEEEKEGSSKEEEEVEEENEAEGKI; from the exons ATGGGAAGGAGTTCATCAAGGTCCAACCCTCCGAGACCGCGGAAGAGGGTGGAGGCGGAGACTGCCAGCACACTGAAGCGCGCAAGGGACGGGAGCGCCTTCACCAGATG TGAGGCATGCAAAAAGGATGTTGCTGTCGTCCTCATCGACATGCATAGCTGCAGCCTTGATTCCAAAATCAGGATGACTCTTG AGTCTCAGGTTGTCGAGAAAGCAGTCGAGGCCAAGAAGCCCGTGGAGAA AAAAAGGGCGGTTTCCTCTGAAGGTAAGGAGAGGAAGGCAAAGAAGGGGAAGAAGTCCAAAGACTCCAGTGCCCCCAAGCGACCagccactgccttcttcctctttAT GGAAGATTTTAGGAAGACATTCAGGGAGGCTAATCCTGACTACAAGAGTGTAGCTGTG GTGTCTAAGGAAGGCGGTGAGAAGTGGAAGACCATGTCAGATGAA GAAAAGAAACCTTACATCGTACGAGCAGCAGAACTCAAAGAAGAGTATGCAAAAGCTGTAGAGAAACACGATCaggaagatgaggaagag GAAAAAGAAGGATCatccaaggaagaagaagaggtagaAGAAGAAAATGAGGCCGAAGGAAAGATTTGA
- the LOC135643694 gene encoding protein ASPARTIC PROTEASE IN GUARD CELL 2-like → MVVTSFFVLQLLFLPPFAALALDFHVVKPHELAFGARHRPAKLAPLGHGHDRLSLSLFHRDALPGRNFSGHRHRLDRLLERDSRRVVTLTRRLSTARYHVDDFGSEVVSGLEEGSGEYFVRVGVGVPPRDQYLVVDSGSDIVWIQCRPCSQCYAQSEPVFDPAESASFAGVACGSPICGLLLSGASAAAGCHAGDCRYAVSYGDGSSTKGTLALETLTFGTSAVRDVAIGCGHSNRGLFVGAAGVLGLGWGPMSFVGQLGGQAGGAFSYCLVSRGSDAPTGSLVFGRTAAVPVGAVWVPLLRNLRAPSFYYVRLLGLGVGGVRLPVLEDVFQITEEGEGGVVMDTGTAVTRLPDAAYAALRDAFGAATAGLPRAPGVSIFDTCYSLFGYQSVRVPTVSFYFAGGTILTLPARNFLIPVDDMATFCFAFAPSSSGLSIMGNIQQEGIQITFDAANGFVGFGPNTC, encoded by the coding sequence ATGGTGGTGACATCCTTCTTCGTCCTCCAACTACTATTCTTGCCTCCCTTTGCGGCTCTCGCACTCGACTTTCACGTCGTGAAACCCCACGAGCTCGCCTTCGGCGCCCGCCACCGTCCCGCGAAGCTCGCCCCACTCGGCCACGGCCATGACAGGCTGTCGTTGAGCTTGTTCCACCGCGACGCGCTCCCCGGCCGTAACTTCTCTGGCCATCGTCACCGCCTCGACCGCCTCTTGGAGAGGGACTCCCGGCGGGTGGTCACCCTTACGCGCCGCCTATCCACCGCCAGATACCATGTGGACGACTTTGGTTCCGAGGTGGTTTCCGGCTTGGAAGAAGGCAGCGGGGAGTACTTCGTCCGCGTCGGGGTCGGCGTGCCGCCGCGGGACCAGTACTTGGTCGTCGACTCCGGCAGCGACATCGTGTGGATCCAATGCCGGCCGTGCTCGCAGTGTTATGCGCAGTCTGAGCCGGTGTTCGACCCGGCGGAGTCGGCGTCCTTCGCGGGCGTCGCGTGCGGCTCTCCCATCTGCGGCCTCCTCCTCTCCGGCGCGTCGGCGGCGGCCGGGTGCCATGCGGGCGACTGCCGGTATGCCGTCTCTTACGGCGACGGATCCTCCACGAAGGGCACCCTGGCGCTGGAGACGCTGACCTTCGGGACGAGCGCCGTCCGAGACGTGGCCATCGGGTGCGGCCACAGCAACCGCGGCCTCTTCGTGGGCGCCGCCGGAGTTTTGGGCCTGGGCTGGGGGCCCATGTCCTTCGTAGGCCAGCTCGGCGGCCAGGCCGGCGGCGCCTTCAGCTACTGCCTCGTCAGCCGCGGCTCTGACGCGCCCACCGGCTCGCTTGTCTTCGGCCGGACGGCGGCCGTCCCGGTGGGCGCCGTGTGGGTCCCGCTGCTCCGCAACCTGCGCGCCCCCAGCTTCTACTACGTGCGCCTGCTGGGCCTCGGCGTCGGGGGGGTACGGCTGCCGGTCCTCGAGGACGTGTTCCAGATAACCGAGGAAGGGGAGGGCGGGGTGGTCATGGACACCGGCACCGCGGTCACCAGACTACCAGACGCGGCCTACGCGGCGCTGCGCGACGCCTTCGGGGCGGCCACCGCGGGCCTGCCACGGGCGCCCGGGGTGTCCATCTTCGACACCTGCTACAGCCTTTTCGGGTACCAGAGCGTGCGTGTGCCGACGGTGTCGTTCTACTTCGCCGGCGGCACGATACTGACGCTTCCCGCCCGGAACTTCTTGATTCCGGTGGACGACATGGCGACGTTCTGCTTCGCGTTTGCACCCTCCTCGTCCGGCCTCTCCATCATGGGCAACATCCAACAGGAGGGGATTCAGATAACGTTTGATGCTGCGAATGGATTCGTCGGCTTCGGACCCAACACTTGCTAA
- the LOC103973211 gene encoding uncharacterized protein LOC103973211, with amino-acid sequence MASLYGILHRPLSAAAAVAVAAVSSALPDRVSSQPNRSDSDAAAPTHVLLPEPEPAARRMSVSDISSLPFLPIDRKRSAHLPDSVFLSPPFPMASPAVLLSPYEYAKLANPKKKDEFPPAIASSPSDVMYRWHLPDPNASGVAGTDHCSRAKSQTVVILLGWLGAKQRHLKKYADWYTSRGFHVVTFTFPLADVMSYKVGGKVEQDVQLLAEHLVDWVSEENGKNLVFHTFSNTGWLTYGVLLEKFRKQDPSVIGKIKGCVVDSAPVAASDPQVWASGFSAAFLKKQSVATKGMVGSNDSGKGMTDTGDSSLGPKPAVAESALLVVLEKFFEVVLNLPAINRRLSDVLDLLTSEQPKCPQLYIYSSADRVIPAKSVESFVEAQRRAGHEVRACDFLSSPHVDHFRSHPGLYSSQLANFLEDCVLTCCRDSS; translated from the exons ATGGCTTCTCTTTACGGAATTCTGCATCGACCTCTCTCCGCCGCagccgccgtcgccgtcgccgccgtGTCGTCGGCACTGCCGGACCGCGTCTCCTCCCAGCCCAATCGGTCGGACTCCGATGCCGCCGCACCTACGCACGTCTTGTTGCCGGAGCCAGAGCCTGCAGCGCGTCGGATGTCCGTTTCCGACATCTCGAGCCTCCCATTCTTGCCCATCGACAGAAAGCGTTCCGCCCATCTCCCAGATTCCGTCTTCCTCTCGCCCCCCTTCCCCATGGCTTCGCCTGCAGTCCTCCTCTCCCCGTATGAGTACGCCAAGCTGGCCAACCCCAAAAAGAAAGACGAATTCCCGCCGGCCATCGCTTCTTCGCCATCGGATGTGATGTACCGCTGGCATCTGCCTGACCCCAATGCTTCTGGGGTTGCCGGGACCGATCACTGCTCGAGAGCAAAGTCCCAGACGGTGGTGATTTTGCTCGGCTGGCTCGGAGCGAAGCAGAGGCATCTGAAGAAGTATGCTGATTGGTACACCTCGAGGGGGTTTCATGTCGTGACCTTCACATTTCCCTTGGCCGATGTAATGAGCTACAAGGTCGGAGGGAAGGTCGAGCAGGATGTCCAGTTGCTAGCAGAGCATCTTGTGGATTGGGTCTCGGAGGAGAACGGGAAGAACTTGGTCTTCCACACTTTCAGTAACACAGGCTGGTTGAC ttatgGAGTATTACTCGAGAAGTTTAGGAAGCAGGATCCATCTGTGATCGGAAAGATCAAGGGATGTGTCGTGGATTCAGCTCCTGTTGCTGCATCCGATCCTCAG GTCTGGGCTTCAGGTTTTTCTGCTGCTTTCTTGAAAAAGCAGAGTGTAGCAACAAAGGGGATGGTAGGCTCAAATGATTCAGGGAAGGGCATGACGGATACTGGTGATTCAAGCTTGGGACCTAAACCTGCAGTCGCAGAAAGTGCTTTGTTAGTAGTCCTGGAGAAGTTCTTCGAGGTGGTCTTAAACTTACCTGCTATCAACAG GAGATTGTCTGATGTCTTGGATTTACTGACTTCAGAGCAACCCAAATGTCCTCAATTGTATATATATAGCTCTGCTGACCGAGTAATTCCTGCAAAATCGGTGGAATCCTTTGTAGAAGCACAACGGAGAGCCGGGCATGAGGTCAGGGCATGTGATTTCTTGTCATCTCCTCATGTTGATCATTTCAGAAGCCATCCAGGTCTCTACAGTTCTCAGCTTGCCAACTTTCTGGAGGACTGTGTTCTCACCTGTTGCAGGGATTCTTCATAA